The following are encoded in a window of Alphaproteobacteria bacterium genomic DNA:
- a CDS encoding DUF1467 family protein, with amino-acid sequence MSWVTYILVFAVIWWTVIFAVLPLGVRRVEDPTPGVDRGAPEKPQLRRKALICTAITAVLWCVWYVVWVVDVFGLRK; translated from the coding sequence ATGAGCTGGGTCACCTACATCCTGGTCTTCGCCGTCATCTGGTGGACGGTGATCTTCGCCGTGCTGCCGCTGGGCGTGCGCCGCGTCGAGGATCCGACGCCCGGCGTCGATCGCGGCGCGCCGGAGAAGCCCCAGTTGCGGCGCAAGGCGCTGATCTGCACGGCGATCACGGCGGTGCTGTGGTGCGTCTGGTACGTCGTCTGGGTCGTCGACGTCTTCGGACTGCGAAAGTAG
- a CDS encoding NCS2 family permease, protein MLDSIFKLNENRTNVRTEVLAGITTFLTMAYIIFVNPDILSKAGMPRDAVFASTCIAAAVGCALMGFLANYPIALAPGMGLNAYFAFGVVGGMGHSWQVALGCVFLSGILFFILSVLPVREWIVNAIPKSLKMAIAAGIGLFLALIALQSAKIVVDHPATLIGAGDLKSWPVLLAALGFVLIIALDQFKIPGAVIIGVLAVTGASIALGASTFGGIVGTPPSPAPVFLQMDLAGAFNVGLVTVVFAFLFVDLFDNTGTLIALAHRGGFMDKDGKVPRLRNALVADSSAAMAGAAIGTSTTTSYIESASGINAGGRTGLTAVVVGILFLAALFFAPLAGSVPPWATAPALFYVACLMARGLTEIEWNDVTEAAPAMVTALAMPFTFSIAEGIAFGFITYAAVKLAAWRWKEIHPAVAILAALFVLKFAVIG, encoded by the coding sequence GTGCTCGATTCGATCTTCAAGCTCAACGAGAACAGGACGAACGTCAGGACCGAGGTGCTGGCCGGGATCACCACGTTCCTGACCATGGCCTACATCATCTTCGTCAACCCCGACATCCTGTCCAAGGCCGGCATGCCGCGCGACGCGGTGTTCGCCAGCACCTGCATCGCCGCAGCCGTTGGCTGCGCGCTGATGGGCTTTCTCGCCAATTACCCGATCGCGCTGGCGCCCGGCATGGGGCTCAACGCCTATTTCGCCTTCGGCGTGGTCGGCGGCATGGGCCACAGCTGGCAGGTGGCGCTGGGCTGCGTGTTCCTGTCGGGCATCCTGTTCTTCATCCTGAGCGTGCTGCCGGTGCGGGAGTGGATCGTCAACGCGATCCCCAAATCACTGAAGATGGCGATCGCCGCCGGCATCGGCCTGTTCCTGGCGCTGATCGCACTGCAGAGCGCCAAGATCGTCGTCGACCATCCCGCCACCCTGATCGGCGCCGGCGACCTCAAGAGCTGGCCGGTGCTGCTGGCGGCGCTCGGCTTCGTGCTGATCATCGCGCTCGACCAGTTCAAGATCCCCGGCGCGGTGATCATCGGCGTGCTGGCGGTGACCGGCGCCTCGATCGCCCTGGGGGCGAGCACATTCGGCGGCATTGTCGGCACGCCACCCAGCCCGGCGCCGGTTTTCCTGCAGATGGATCTTGCCGGCGCGTTCAACGTCGGGCTGGTGACCGTGGTGTTCGCCTTCCTGTTCGTCGACCTGTTCGACAACACCGGCACGCTGATCGCGCTGGCGCATCGCGGCGGCTTCATGGACAAGGACGGCAAGGTGCCCCGCCTGCGCAACGCGCTGGTCGCCGATTCGAGCGCCGCCATGGCCGGCGCGGCGATCGGCACCTCGACTACCACCAGCTACATCGAGAGCGCCTCGGGCATCAACGCCGGCGGCCGCACCGGTCTGACTGCGGTCGTGGTCGGCATCCTGTTCCTGGCGGCGCTGTTCTTCGCGCCGCTCGCCGGCTCGGTGCCGCCCTGGGCGACCGCGCCGGCGCTGTTCTATGTCGCTTGCCTGATGGCGCGCGGGCTGACCGAGATCGAATGGAACGACGTCACCGAGGCGGCGCCGGCGATGGTGACGGCGCTCGCCATGCCCTTCACCTTCTCGATCGCCGAAGGCATTGCCTTCGGATTCATCACCTACGCCGCGGTCAAGCTCGCCGCCTGGCGCTGGAAGGAAATTCATCCGGCGGTGGCGATCCTGGCGGCGCTGTTCGTCCTGAAATTCGCGGTGATCGGCTGA
- a CDS encoding proline--tRNA ligase, with amino-acid sequence MRLSQYFLPTLKETPAEAQIVSHRLMLRAGLVRQMSAGIYAWLPLGYRVLRKIEQIVREEQDASGAQEVLMPTIQSADLWRQSGRYDAYGPEMLRFVDRHEREMLYGPTNEEVITVIFRDAVRSYRDLPRNLYHIQWKFRDEVRPRFGVMRGREFLMKDNYSFDLDKAGAIRSYNKMFVAYLRTFARMGLKAIPMRADTGPIGGDLSHEFIILADTGESAVFCDKGLVDKDILGRTVDFEGDLQPTVNEWTSLYAATDEMHDQARFEAEVPADRRVSARGIEVGHIFYFGTNYSKPLNAVVAGPNGENITVEMGSYGIGVSRLMGAIIEASHDANGIIWPDAVAPFKVGLVNLKPDDGAVSGACRTLYDRLRAAGVDTLHDDRDLRPGTKFADMDLIGLPWQVIVGPKGVAAGKVEVKNRRTGQREEMAPEALLTRFGA; translated from the coding sequence ATGCGCCTCAGCCAATATTTCCTGCCGACCCTCAAGGAGACGCCCGCCGAGGCGCAGATCGTCTCGCATCGCCTGATGCTGCGCGCCGGGCTGGTGCGCCAGATGAGCGCCGGCATCTACGCCTGGCTGCCGCTGGGCTACCGCGTGCTGCGCAAAATCGAGCAGATCGTGCGCGAGGAGCAGGACGCATCGGGCGCGCAGGAAGTGCTGATGCCGACCATCCAGTCGGCCGATCTGTGGCGCCAGAGCGGGCGCTACGACGCCTACGGCCCGGAGATGCTGCGCTTCGTCGATCGCCACGAGCGCGAGATGCTCTACGGCCCGACCAACGAGGAGGTGATCACCGTCATCTTCCGCGACGCGGTGAGGAGCTATCGCGACCTGCCGCGCAACCTCTATCACATCCAGTGGAAGTTCCGCGACGAGGTGCGGCCGCGCTTCGGCGTCATGCGCGGGCGCGAATTCCTGATGAAGGACAACTACTCCTTCGATCTCGACAAGGCAGGCGCCATCCGCTCCTACAACAAGATGTTCGTGGCTTATCTGCGCACCTTCGCACGCATGGGCCTGAAGGCGATCCCGATGCGCGCCGACACCGGCCCGATCGGCGGCGATCTCAGCCACGAGTTCATCATCCTCGCCGACACCGGCGAGAGCGCGGTGTTCTGCGACAAGGGGCTGGTCGACAAGGATATCCTGGGCCGCACGGTGGATTTCGAGGGCGACCTGCAGCCCACGGTCAACGAATGGACGTCGCTCTACGCCGCCACCGACGAGATGCACGACCAGGCGCGCTTCGAGGCGGAGGTGCCCGCGGATCGCCGCGTCTCGGCGCGCGGCATCGAGGTCGGCCACATCTTCTATTTCGGCACCAATTACTCGAAGCCGCTCAATGCCGTGGTCGCCGGCCCGAACGGCGAGAACATCACCGTCGAGATGGGCTCCTACGGCATCGGCGTGTCCCGGCTGATGGGTGCCATCATCGAGGCCAGCCACGACGCCAACGGCATCATCTGGCCCGACGCGGTGGCGCCGTTCAAGGTCGGCCTGGTCAACCTCAAGCCCGACGACGGCGCGGTCTCCGGCGCCTGCCGGACGCTCTACGACCGGCTGCGCGCGGCGGGCGTGGACACGCTGCACGACGATCGCGACCTGCGTCCCGGCACCAAGTTCGCCGACATGGACCTGATCGGCCTGCCCTGGCAGGTGATCGTCGGCCCCAAGGGCGTCGCCGCCGGCAAGGTGGAGGTCAAGAACCGCAGGACCGGCCAGCGCGAGGAGATGGCGCCGGAGGCCCTGCTGACGCGTTTCGGCGCCTGA
- a CDS encoding lipoprotein-releasing ABC transporter permease subunit has product MAFAAVERLIALRYLRARRDEGFLSIIAGFSLGGIALGVGTLIVVMAVMNGFRVELLNQITSVNGHLAISAGREPITDFAAIEAKVKAIPGIAGLSPVLEGQAIVAAGEQVRGIMLRGMRPEDLMLRKPIADSVSGTGSAAPQRGVCRVAAAAAPGTASKGRGELSSLSRGRFVAIGARLAEVLGVSVGEVVTIVSPNSVDTPLGRLPRTRRFEVGAIFEVGMFDYDTNFVYASIDNARDFFETPGRTSLIEVFATDPGAYNALIPQVNAALDHKYFAFNWIEANSSFFATIAQQTNVMFLVLTLIVLVAAFNIVSSLMMLVRTKGPDIAILRTIGAGRGAILRVFFMDGMGLGLAGTALGVGLGVAFADNIEAIRQWLQCSLGLTLFDPQLYQLTELPARIAWDEIAGIAAMALLFSFLATIYPAWVATRLDPIEGLRRG; this is encoded by the coding sequence ATGGCGTTCGCCGCTGTAGAGAGGCTGATCGCGCTGCGCTATCTGCGCGCGCGCCGTGACGAGGGATTCCTGTCGATCATCGCCGGCTTCTCGCTGGGCGGCATCGCGCTGGGCGTCGGCACGCTGATCGTGGTGATGGCCGTGATGAACGGCTTTCGCGTCGAGCTTCTGAACCAGATCACCTCGGTCAACGGCCACCTGGCGATCAGCGCCGGCCGCGAGCCGATCACCGACTTCGCGGCGATCGAGGCCAAGGTCAAGGCCATCCCCGGCATCGCCGGCCTGTCGCCGGTGCTGGAGGGCCAGGCGATCGTCGCCGCCGGCGAGCAGGTGCGCGGCATCATGCTGCGCGGCATGCGGCCCGAGGACCTGATGCTGCGCAAGCCGATCGCCGATTCGGTTTCGGGCACCGGCTCGGCCGCGCCGCAGCGCGGCGTCTGCCGGGTCGCGGCGGCCGCGGCGCCCGGCACCGCGTCAAAGGGCAGGGGCGAGCTGTCGAGCCTGTCGCGCGGTCGTTTCGTGGCCATCGGCGCGCGGCTCGCCGAGGTGCTGGGCGTGTCGGTGGGCGAGGTCGTGACCATCGTCTCGCCCAACAGCGTCGACACGCCGCTCGGCCGTCTGCCGCGCACGCGGCGCTTCGAGGTCGGCGCGATCTTCGAGGTCGGCATGTTCGACTACGACACCAACTTCGTCTACGCCTCGATCGACAACGCGCGCGACTTCTTCGAGACGCCCGGCCGAACCAGCCTGATCGAGGTCTTCGCCACGGATCCCGGCGCCTACAACGCGCTGATTCCGCAGGTCAACGCCGCGCTCGACCACAAGTACTTCGCCTTCAACTGGATCGAGGCAAACTCCTCGTTCTTCGCCACCATCGCGCAGCAGACCAACGTGATGTTCCTGGTGCTGACGCTGATCGTGCTGGTCGCCGCCTTCAACATCGTCTCCAGCCTGATGATGCTGGTGCGCACCAAGGGGCCCGATATCGCCATCCTGCGCACCATCGGCGCCGGGCGCGGCGCCATCCTGCGCGTGTTCTTCATGGATGGCATGGGGCTGGGCCTGGCCGGCACGGCGCTCGGCGTCGGGCTGGGCGTGGCCTTCGCCGACAACATCGAGGCCATCCGCCAGTGGCTGCAATGCTCGCTCGGCCTGACCCTGTTCGATCCGCAGCTCTACCAGCTCACCGAGCTGCCGGCGCGCATCGCCTGGGACGAGATCGCCGGCATCGCGGCGATGGCGCTGCTGTTCTCGTTCCTCGCCACCATCTACCCGGCCTGGGTGGCGACCAGGCTCGATCCGATCGAGGGCCTGCGCCGTGGGTAG
- a CDS encoding ABC transporter permease, whose translation MSLFPTSTERTIAWRFLRSREREGFISFIAWFALIGVALGVATLIVVLSVMNGFRGDIFGRIIGMNGHIRASSAKGLLSDYEDLARQIATVPFVRSVTPIIERQAVVSGGGLTRGVQLRGMRVEDALQRSIIRQGIVGGDPQLFETEAGVIMGERLRQALGLSYGTTFTVITYSRNENGTLTARDVTYKVLASFLVKRWEFDLTLAIVPLDLIQDDFNIPRNAVTSIEIEVIDHQKHLAAVLKGLEDLGKRTGRDELRFADWRSLNSRLVGALEVERVLMFIILSLIVLVASMNVVASFTMLVRTKTPGIAILRTMGATSGGVVRIFFLASASVGTIGTILGGALGLLVCANMPAVTAVLSWATGGMDGGGSTWVANLPVRVDYWEVASVLLIALGLSLVAAMYPAWRAGRLEPVEALRHE comes from the coding sequence ATGAGCCTCTTCCCCACCTCCACCGAGCGCACCATCGCCTGGCGCTTCCTGCGCAGCCGCGAGCGCGAGGGCTTCATCTCCTTCATCGCCTGGTTCGCGCTGATTGGCGTGGCGCTGGGCGTCGCCACCCTGATCGTCGTGCTGAGCGTGATGAACGGCTTCAGGGGCGACATCTTCGGACGCATCATCGGCATGAACGGCCATATCAGGGCGTCGTCGGCCAAGGGCCTGCTGAGCGACTACGAGGACCTGGCGCGGCAGATCGCGACCGTGCCCTTCGTGCGCTCGGTGACGCCGATCATCGAGCGCCAGGCCGTGGTCAGCGGCGGCGGCCTCACGAGAGGCGTGCAGCTGCGCGGCATGCGCGTCGAGGATGCGCTGCAGCGCTCGATCATCCGCCAGGGCATCGTCGGCGGCGATCCGCAGCTCTTCGAGACCGAGGCCGGCGTGATCATGGGCGAACGCCTGCGCCAGGCGCTGGGCCTGTCCTACGGCACGACGTTCACCGTCATCACCTATTCGCGCAACGAGAACGGCACGCTGACGGCGCGCGACGTCACCTACAAGGTGCTGGCGAGCTTCCTGGTCAAGCGCTGGGAGTTCGACCTGACCCTGGCGATCGTGCCGCTCGACCTGATCCAGGATGACTTCAACATCCCCCGGAATGCCGTGACCTCGATCGAGATCGAGGTCATCGATCACCAGAAGCACCTCGCCGCGGTGCTCAAGGGCCTCGAGGATCTCGGGAAGCGCACCGGGCGCGACGAGCTGCGCTTCGCCGACTGGCGCTCGCTCAATTCCCGCCTGGTCGGCGCGCTCGAGGTCGAGCGCGTGCTGATGTTCATCATCCTCAGCCTGATCGTGCTGGTGGCCTCGATGAACGTGGTGGCGAGCTTCACCATGCTGGTGCGCACCAAGACGCCGGGCATCGCCATCCTGCGCACCATGGGCGCCACCAGCGGCGGCGTGGTGCGCATCTTCTTCCTGGCCAGCGCCAGCGTCGGCACCATCGGCACCATCCTGGGCGGCGCGCTCGGCCTGCTGGTCTGCGCCAACATGCCGGCGGTCACCGCCGTGCTGAGCTGGGCGACCGGCGGCATGGACGGCGGTGGCTCGACCTGGGTGGCCAACCTGCCGGTGCGGGTCGACTACTGGGAGGTCGCCAGCGTGCTGCTGATCGCGCTCGGCCTGTCGCTGGTGGCGGCGATGTATCCCGCCTGGCGCGCCGGCCGGCTCGAACCCGTGGAGGCGTTGCGCCATGAATGA
- a CDS encoding ABC transporter ATP-binding protein gives MNDTTTPKSAPPALALVDIRRTFRQGDRALEVLRGANLELRPGEIVALVGPSGAGKSTLLHIAGLLEKPDAGKVLLEGKTAGDLGDAHRTALRGRYLGFVYQYHHLLPEFSALENVMIPQMLKGLNRREARKRAHELLAMVGLAERESHRPAKLSGGEQQRVAIARAVANGPRVLLADEPTGNLDLTTADSVFRQLLALVRQTGLAALIATHNPDLAARMDRIVTLREGVLV, from the coding sequence ATGAATGACACGACGACGCCGAAGAGCGCCCCGCCGGCGCTGGCGCTGGTCGATATCAGGCGCACCTTCCGCCAGGGCGATCGCGCGCTCGAGGTGCTGCGCGGCGCCAACCTCGAGCTGCGACCGGGCGAGATCGTCGCCCTGGTCGGACCCTCGGGCGCCGGCAAGTCGACCCTGCTGCACATCGCCGGCCTGCTCGAGAAGCCGGATGCCGGCAAGGTGCTGCTCGAGGGCAAGACGGCCGGCGACCTCGGCGACGCCCACCGCACGGCGCTGCGCGGCCGCTATCTCGGATTCGTCTACCAGTATCACCACCTGCTGCCAGAGTTCTCCGCGCTGGAGAACGTGATGATCCCGCAGATGCTCAAGGGGCTGAACCGCCGGGAGGCGCGCAAGCGCGCGCATGAGCTGCTGGCGATGGTCGGGCTGGCCGAGCGCGAGAGCCATCGCCCGGCCAAGCTCTCGGGCGGCGAGCAGCAACGCGTCGCCATCGCCCGCGCCGTCGCCAACGGCCCGCGCGTGCTGCTGGCCGACGAGCCCACCGGCAACCTCGACCTGACCACGGCGGACTCGGTCTTCCGCCAGTTGCTGGCCCTGGTGCGCCAGACCGGCCTGGCGGCCCTGATCGCCACCCACAACCCCGATCTGGCAGCGCGCATGGACCGCATCGTCACCCTGCGCGAGGGCGTGCTGGTTTGA
- the dnaE gene encoding DNA polymerase III subunit alpha produces MSYAPFVHLRVRSAYSLAEGAIRVEELASLAKSMQMPAVAVTDRDNLFGALEFSGYCAKSGVQPIIGADLAIRREEEAQGFAGGGTRAVQADWLCLLVQNETGYLNLLHLVSEAHLHHKTGAMAALPMAELEGRTEGLIALTGGAGGALGRLLGDGQGVAATALVERLKRLFPGRLYIELQRHGEALQKRVEPLLLDLAYAHDLPLVATNDAHFGKAAMFDAHDALMCVAQGAHVEDADRRRLTPEHYFKSAEQMRAVFADLPEACDNTLVIAQRCAYMPEPRKPILPRYTKLKGRADREALKEMAEQGLAALQAGGRLSPDIEFARYQERLTYELDMIEQMGFSGYFLIVADFIQWAKDNGIPVGPGRGSGAGSLVAWSLKITDLDPLRWGLLFERFLNPERVSMPDFDIDFCQDKRDRVIRYVREEYGRDRVAAIITFGKLQARAVLRDVGRVLAMPYGQVDRICKLVPNNPAKPVTLAQALGSEQLLKQQYDEDPDIKRLVDLALQLEGLYRNASTHAAGVVIGDRPLEELVPLYRDSDDQDQLPATQFNMKWVETAGLVKFDFLGLKTLTVIEKACELVGRERIDIGKIPLDDAPTFRMLARGDAYGVFQMEGSGMRDILSKLKPNRFEDLIALVALYRPGPMDDIPTYISVKNGKEAPDYLHPSLKGILEETYGVMVYQEQVMQIAQVLSGYSLGGADLLRRAMGKKIQSEMDAQRAAFIEGARKNDVEAARASLIFDKVAKFAGYGFNKCHSAPYALVAYQTAYLKANHPVEFYAASMTLDMGNTDKLGNFRREIERQQIPLLPPDVNRSMGDFAVETTADDRKGVRYALAAIKGVGREAMARLVEERAQNGPYQDLFDFAERLDQRVLNKRLLESLVKAGVFDSLNANRAQTFAMIEPLIRHSQATHEARGSSQDSLFGDDTKQRRPPLPKLPDWPAMERLQNEFGAIGFYLSSHPLAAYARSLARLGVSRAADLPAMLARGTAGRIKLAGTVIDRQERTSAKGNRFAFVQCSDQSGAFELTVFSELLGSKRPLLEPGTAVLVSVDGRLDGEQVKLTAQSVEKLDEAVAHAAAGLRITLNDPVALGRLKEIIGKPGGRGLVRLLMSLDAGTEVEVALPGGYTIASGIRDQIARTTGVEHVEEV; encoded by the coding sequence TTGAGTTATGCCCCCTTCGTGCACCTCCGGGTGCGCTCCGCCTATTCGCTGGCCGAAGGCGCCATCCGCGTCGAGGAGCTGGCGTCGCTGGCCAAGTCGATGCAGATGCCGGCCGTCGCCGTCACCGACCGCGACAACCTGTTCGGCGCGCTGGAGTTCTCGGGCTACTGCGCCAAGTCGGGCGTGCAGCCGATCATCGGCGCCGACCTTGCGATCCGTCGCGAGGAGGAAGCCCAGGGCTTCGCCGGCGGCGGGACCAGGGCGGTGCAGGCCGACTGGCTCTGTCTGCTGGTGCAGAACGAGACCGGCTACCTCAACCTGCTGCACCTTGTCAGCGAGGCGCATCTGCACCACAAGACCGGCGCCATGGCGGCGCTGCCGATGGCCGAGCTCGAGGGCCGCACCGAGGGGCTGATCGCGCTCACCGGCGGCGCCGGCGGTGCGCTGGGCCGGCTGCTGGGTGACGGGCAGGGGGTGGCTGCGACGGCGCTGGTCGAGCGGCTGAAGCGGCTCTTCCCCGGCCGGCTCTACATCGAGCTGCAGCGCCATGGCGAGGCATTGCAGAAGCGGGTCGAGCCGCTGCTGCTCGACCTCGCCTATGCCCACGACCTGCCGCTGGTCGCCACCAACGACGCGCATTTCGGCAAGGCAGCGATGTTCGACGCCCACGACGCGCTGATGTGCGTCGCCCAGGGCGCGCATGTCGAGGACGCCGATCGCCGGCGCCTGACGCCCGAGCACTACTTCAAGTCGGCCGAGCAGATGCGCGCGGTTTTCGCCGACCTGCCGGAAGCCTGCGACAACACCCTGGTGATTGCGCAGCGCTGCGCCTACATGCCCGAGCCGCGCAAGCCGATCCTGCCGCGTTACACCAAGCTCAAGGGCCGCGCCGACCGGGAGGCGCTCAAGGAAATGGCCGAGCAGGGGCTGGCCGCGCTGCAGGCGGGCGGCCGCCTGTCGCCCGACATCGAATTCGCGCGCTACCAGGAGCGGCTGACCTACGAGCTCGACATGATCGAGCAGATGGGCTTCTCCGGCTACTTCCTGATCGTCGCCGACTTCATCCAGTGGGCCAAGGACAACGGCATCCCGGTGGGTCCCGGCCGCGGCTCGGGCGCCGGCTCGCTGGTCGCCTGGTCGCTGAAGATCACCGACCTCGACCCGCTGCGCTGGGGCCTGCTGTTCGAGCGCTTCCTCAATCCGGAACGCGTGTCGATGCCGGATTTCGACATCGATTTCTGCCAGGACAAGCGCGACCGCGTGATCCGCTACGTGCGCGAGGAGTACGGCCGCGACCGCGTCGCCGCGATCATCACCTTCGGCAAGCTGCAGGCGCGCGCCGTGCTGCGCGACGTCGGCCGCGTGCTGGCGATGCCCTACGGGCAGGTCGATCGCATCTGCAAGCTGGTGCCGAACAATCCGGCCAAGCCGGTGACGCTCGCTCAGGCGCTGGGCTCGGAGCAGTTGCTCAAGCAGCAATACGACGAGGATCCCGACATCAAGCGCCTGGTCGACCTGGCGCTGCAGCTCGAGGGGCTCTACCGCAACGCCTCGACGCACGCCGCCGGCGTTGTGATCGGCGACCGGCCGCTCGAGGAGCTGGTGCCGCTCTATCGCGACAGCGACGACCAGGATCAGTTGCCGGCAACCCAGTTCAACATGAAATGGGTCGAGACTGCGGGGCTGGTGAAGTTCGACTTCCTCGGTCTCAAGACGCTCACCGTGATCGAGAAGGCCTGCGAGCTGGTCGGCCGCGAGAGGATCGACATCGGCAAGATCCCGCTCGACGATGCGCCCACCTTCCGGATGCTGGCGCGGGGCGATGCCTACGGCGTCTTCCAGATGGAAGGCAGCGGCATGCGCGACATCCTGAGCAAGCTGAAGCCCAACCGCTTCGAGGACCTGATCGCCCTGGTGGCGCTCTATCGCCCCGGCCCGATGGACGACATCCCGACCTATATCAGCGTCAAGAACGGCAAGGAGGCGCCCGACTACCTGCACCCCTCGCTCAAGGGCATCCTGGAGGAGACCTACGGCGTCATGGTCTACCAGGAGCAGGTCATGCAGATCGCCCAGGTGCTCAGCGGCTATTCGCTGGGCGGCGCCGACCTGCTGCGCCGCGCCATGGGCAAGAAGATCCAGTCGGAGATGGACGCGCAGCGCGCCGCCTTCATCGAGGGCGCGCGCAAGAACGACGTCGAGGCGGCGCGCGCCTCGCTGATCTTCGACAAGGTGGCGAAATTCGCCGGCTACGGCTTCAACAAATGCCACTCCGCGCCCTACGCGCTGGTGGCCTACCAGACGGCCTATCTCAAGGCCAACCATCCGGTGGAGTTCTATGCCGCGTCGATGACGCTGGACATGGGCAACACCGACAAGCTCGGCAATTTCCGCCGCGAGATCGAGCGCCAGCAGATCCCGCTGCTGCCGCCCGACGTCAACCGCTCGATGGGCGACTTCGCCGTCGAGACGACGGCTGACGACCGCAAGGGCGTGCGCTACGCGCTCGCGGCGATCAAGGGCGTCGGCCGCGAGGCAATGGCCCGTCTGGTCGAGGAGCGCGCGCAGAACGGGCCGTACCAGGACCTGTTCGACTTCGCCGAGCGGCTCGATCAGCGGGTGTTGAACAAGCGGCTGCTGGAGAGCCTGGTGAAAGCCGGCGTCTTCGACTCGCTGAACGCCAACCGGGCGCAGACCTTCGCGATGATCGAGCCGCTGATCCGTCACTCGCAGGCCACGCACGAGGCGCGTGGCAGCAGCCAGGACAGCCTGTTCGGCGACGACACGAAGCAGCGCCGGCCGCCGCTGCCGAAGCTGCCGGACTGGCCGGCGATGGAGCGGCTGCAGAACGAGTTCGGCGCCATCGGCTTCTACCTGTCGTCGCACCCGCTGGCCGCCTATGCGCGCAGCCTGGCGCGGCTGGGCGTGAGCCGCGCCGCCGACCTGCCGGCGATGCTGGCGCGCGGCACGGCGGGACGGATCAAGCTCGCCGGCACGGTCATCGACCGCCAGGAGCGCACCTCGGCCAAGGGCAACCGCTTCGCCTTCGTGCAGTGCTCCGACCAGTCCGGCGCCTTCGAGCTCACCGTGTTCAGCGAGCTGCTCGGCAGCAAGCGCCCGCTGCTCGAGCCCGGCACGGCGGTGCTGGTGTCGGTCGACGGCAGGCTCGACGGCGAGCAGGTCAAGCTGACGGCGCAGTCGGTCGAGAAGCTCGACGAGGCCGTCGCCCACGCCGCCGCCGGCCTGCGCATCACGCTCAACGATCCGGTGGCGCTCGGCCGGCTGAAGGAGATCATCGGCAAGCCCGGTGGCCGCGGGCTGGTGCGCCTGCTGATGTCGCTCGACGCCGGTACTGAGGTCGAGGTGGCGCTGCCCGGCGGCTACACCATTGCCTCCGGCATCCGCGACCAGATCGCCCGCACCACGGGCGTCGAGCACGTGGAGGAGGTGTGA
- a CDS encoding DUF72 domain-containing protein — protein MTIQPSLLGDTLTPRRRGGGLPAPAEGSPLRRAAPPGVYLGTSSWSFPGWQGLVWQGQHTAPSLSRDGLPAYGALGLLRTVGIDRSFYAPMTADEFAAYALQVPADFRFLVKGPALVTDAVMRTGDGSGRAPNRWFLDADIALDKFIGPAIEGLGRRAGPLVFQFSPVPRGMLGDPLAWVERLGLFLEMLPREIGGLKPLYAVELRNPEFLTPRLMRMLSGQGVRYVVGLHDRMPGVERQANALRVLDDCIEGDYAPSGPLIVRWNLRPGLKYEEAKAHYFPFNRLIDEDPDTRRRLATLVRAAMRGGHPAFVIANNKAEGSAPLTLLKLAEAIEAAG, from the coding sequence ATGACGATCCAACCCTCGCTCCTCGGCGACACGCTCACGCCGCGCCGTCGCGGCGGCGGTCTGCCGGCGCCGGCCGAGGGCTCGCCGTTGCGCCGCGCCGCGCCGCCGGGCGTCTATCTCGGCACATCCTCGTGGTCGTTCCCGGGCTGGCAGGGATTGGTCTGGCAGGGCCAGCACACCGCGCCCAGCCTGTCGCGCGACGGCCTGCCGGCCTATGGCGCCCTCGGCCTGCTGCGCACCGTCGGCATCGACCGCAGCTTCTACGCGCCGATGACGGCCGACGAGTTCGCCGCCTACGCGCTGCAGGTGCCGGCCGATTTCCGCTTCCTGGTGAAAGGGCCGGCGCTGGTCACCGACGCCGTGATGCGCACCGGGGACGGAAGCGGCCGCGCGCCCAACCGCTGGTTCCTCGACGCCGATATCGCGCTCGACAAGTTCATCGGCCCGGCGATCGAAGGCCTGGGCCGGCGCGCCGGCCCGCTGGTCTTCCAGTTCTCGCCGGTGCCGCGCGGCATGCTCGGCGATCCCCTCGCGTGGGTCGAGCGCCTCGGCCTTTTCCTCGAGATGCTGCCGCGCGAGATCGGCGGCCTGAAGCCGCTCTACGCCGTCGAGCTGCGCAATCCCGAGTTCCTCACGCCGCGCCTGATGCGCATGTTGAGCGGGCAGGGCGTACGCTACGTCGTCGGCCTGCACGACCGCATGCCCGGCGTCGAGCGCCAGGCAAACGCACTGCGCGTGCTCGACGACTGCATCGAAGGCGACTACGCGCCGTCAGGGCCGCTGATCGTGCGCTGGAACCTCAGGCCCGGCCTGAAATACGAGGAGGCCAAGGCGCACTACTTCCCGTTCAACCGCCTCATCGACGAGGACCCCGACACGCGCCGCCGGCTCGCGACACTGGTGCGCGCCGCCATGCGCGGCGGCCACCCGGCCTTCGTCATCGCCAACAACAAGGCCGAGGGCAGCGCGCCGCTCACATTGCTGAAGCTTGCCGAGGCGATCGAGGCCGCGGGGTGA